In Corylus avellana chromosome ca2, CavTom2PMs-1.0, the following proteins share a genomic window:
- the LOC132170470 gene encoding type I inositol polyphosphate 5-phosphatase 4, protein MRDGSSKKSKLSWPKTLVKKWFNIKSKAEDFHADDVVYGGGDEEWRSNYSEREACTIKKSKTARSNKRNSDRIRRGKIDLDTSQVTDVRNYRLFVATWNVAGKAPPSNLNLEDWLHTSPPADIYVLGFQEIVPLNAGNVLGTEDNGPARKWLALIRKTLNSLPGTSGGCHTPSPIPDPIVELDSDFEGSTRQKASSLFHRRSFQSLSRSMRLDNDMEIPQPRLDRRFSVCDRVMFAHRPSDYDLNFRYGSSDDENVPGDSPVASYYSPVSYSGPLSMEDRDRQSGHSRYCLVASKQMVGIFLTIWVKSDLRDDVRNMKVSCVGRGLMGYLGNKGSISISMSLHQTSFCFVCSHLTSGQKEGDELRRNSDVMEILRKTRFPRVHGMGDAASPQTILDHDRIIWLGDLNYRIALSYRSAKALVEMRNWRALLENDQLRIEQRRGHVFEGWNEGIIYFPPTYKYSNNSDRYAGDDRHPKEKRRTPAWCDRILWWGGGLHQLSYVRGESRFSDHRPVYSIFLAEVESLNRSRIKKSMSCSNARIEVEELLPYSHGYTELNFF, encoded by the exons ATGAGAGATGGGAGTTCCAAGAAAAGCAAG CTTTCATGGCCGAAGACATTGGTCAAGAAGTGGTTCAACATCAAAAGCAAAGCTGAGGACTTTCACGCAGACGATGTCGTTTATGGAG GTGGTGATGAAGAGTGGAGGAGCAACTATTCAGAGAGGGAGGCATGCACAATCAAGAAAAGCAAAACAG CGAGATCAAACAAAAGGAACTCTGATCGAATCCGGCGGGGTAAGATTGACCTTGATACCTCACAAGTTACGGATGTGCGTAATTATAG GCTTTTTGTAGCTACATGGAATGTGGCTGGAAAAGCTCCTCCTAGTAATTTGAATCTTGAAGATTGGCTTCATACCTCTCCTCCTGCTGACATTTATGTTCTTGG GTTTCAAGAAATTGTTCCTTTGAATGCTGGCAATGTTTTGGGCACAGAAGATAATGGCCCAGCTAGAAAATGGCTAGCTCTAATTAGGAAGACCCTGAACAGTCTTCCAGGCACTAGTGGTGGATGCCACACACCTTCACCAATCCCTGATCCAATTGTGGAATTAGATTCTGACTTTGAAGGATCAACAAGGCAGAAGGCTTCATCTCTTTTCCATCGTCGATCATTCCAATCCTTGAGTCGGAGCATGAGATTGGACAACGACATGGAAATTCCACAGCCCCGACTTGATAGGCGGTTTAGTGTTTGTGACCGAGTTATGTTTGCCCACAGGCCAAGTGACTATGACTTGAACTTCAGATATGGCTCCTCTGATGATGAGAATGTACCTGGGGATTCACCAGTGGCATCATATTATTCGCCAGTATCCTACAGCGGGCCTTTGTCCATGGAGGATAGAGATAGACAGTCAGGCCACTCAAGGTACTGCTTGGTTGCCAGTAAGCAAATGGTTGGGATATTTCTAACCATTTGGGTAAAGAGTGATCTCAGGGACGATGTTCGCAACATGAAAGTGTCTTGTGTGGGAAGAGGACTGATGGGTTATCTTGGAAACAAG GGTTCAATTTCAATTAGCATGTCTTTGCACCAAACGAGCTTTTGCTTCGTATGTAGCCATTTGACCTCTGGGCAGAAGGAGGGTGATGAGCTAAGGAGAAACTCTGATGTCATGGAGATCCTTAGGAAGACAAGGTTTCCCAGGGTTCATGGCATGGGGGATGCGGCTTCCCCTCAAACAATTCTAGATCATGA TCGAATTATCTGGCTAGGAGATTTGAATTACCGTATTGCACTATCTTACCGTTCTGCAAAGGCTCTTGTTGAGATGCGCAATTGGAGGGCATTGTTAGAAAATGACCAG CTGCGTATAGAGCAGAGACGGGGGCATGTCTTCGAGGGATGGAATGAAGGAATAATATACTTCCCTCCTACATACAAGTATTCGAATAATTCTGATAGATATGCAGGGGATGATAGGCATCCAAAGGAGAAGCGAAGAACTCCCGCATG GTGCGATCGTATATTATGGTGGGGTGGAGGCCTCCATCAATTATCATATGTCCGTGGGGAGTCGAGGTTCTCAGATCACAGACCAGTTTATAGCATATTCTTGGCAGAGGTCGAGTCTTTAAACCGTAGCCGTATAAAGAAAAGCATGAGTTGTTCCAATGCCAGGATTGAGGTAGAAGAGCTGTTGCCATATTCACATGGATACACTGAACTCAATTTCTTTTGA